From a region of the Neobacillus niacini genome:
- a CDS encoding FAD-binding oxidoreductase, with amino-acid sequence MITDESLTELKAYFKDIQISEDDQHHPFGNSGRVTIFPKTEQEISTVLAYANTNGHSVFIMGGGTKRGYGGMLEKADILLSLAQYTGIVEHNPGDMTLTLKAGTTFQEIQDYLAPYKQKIPLDPYNPKHATIGGVVSANDSGPKRLGYGAARDNVIGLRMVYPDGTLIRSGGKVVKNVAGYDMNKLFIGAMGTLGVVSQVTVKLRPIAKYESILFVTFPERNVEEIRAFAAKVLDSMIEPISLEILNPSLAGKLTNINQYTLLISFEDVKSSVHYQEDVIKKIIPDKTTLRSLSQNEAKSFWDNFYHQQPNGLINVTTTEAVLKIGVVNLDAIKILQEAELIADACHVSIEAHGGLGTGICYLTIRGATEDILSAIPHMRKSAVKHGGYAVVKHLPFPLRKKIHVWGEKTAAHFLFKGIKQKIDTNIILNKNRYVGGI; translated from the coding sequence TTGATTACAGACGAAAGTCTCACTGAATTAAAAGCGTATTTTAAAGACATACAGATAAGTGAAGATGACCAGCATCATCCATTTGGGAATTCAGGCAGAGTAACGATTTTTCCAAAAACAGAACAAGAAATTTCAACTGTTTTAGCGTATGCCAATACCAATGGCCACTCTGTTTTCATCATGGGAGGCGGTACAAAGAGAGGATACGGCGGGATGCTTGAAAAAGCAGACATTCTCTTATCGTTAGCTCAATATACTGGAATCGTTGAGCATAATCCTGGCGATATGACATTGACTTTAAAAGCCGGTACCACTTTCCAAGAAATTCAAGACTATTTAGCACCATACAAGCAAAAAATCCCGCTAGATCCATACAATCCAAAACATGCGACGATTGGAGGAGTTGTTTCAGCTAACGATAGCGGACCCAAAAGACTTGGATATGGGGCAGCCAGAGACAATGTCATCGGCCTCCGGATGGTCTATCCCGACGGAACTCTGATTCGTTCAGGTGGAAAAGTAGTAAAAAATGTTGCCGGTTATGATATGAATAAGTTATTTATTGGAGCAATGGGCACGCTCGGTGTCGTATCACAGGTGACCGTAAAGCTGCGCCCGATAGCTAAATATGAATCTATTCTTTTTGTAACCTTCCCTGAAAGAAATGTTGAAGAGATTCGAGCATTTGCAGCAAAGGTGCTTGATTCTATGATTGAACCCATCAGCCTCGAGATACTAAACCCCTCCTTAGCTGGGAAATTGACAAACATTAATCAATATACATTGCTGATTTCGTTTGAAGATGTAAAAAGCTCAGTACACTACCAAGAGGATGTTATCAAAAAGATAATTCCTGATAAAACCACCCTAAGATCCCTATCACAAAATGAAGCAAAATCCTTCTGGGATAATTTTTACCACCAACAGCCTAACGGCTTAATAAACGTAACCACAACTGAGGCAGTTTTAAAAATTGGCGTTGTCAACTTGGATGCAATCAAGATTTTACAAGAAGCAGAACTAATCGCTGATGCTTGTCATGTTTCCATCGAAGCACATGGCGGTTTAGGGACGGGCATATGCTACTTGACCATTCGTGGCGCAACCGAGGATATATTATCTGCGATTCCACACATGAGAAAGAGTGCAGTGAAGCATGGAGGATATGCTGTTGTAAAGCACCTTCCCTTTCCACTCCGTAAAAAAATCCATGTCTGGGGAGAAAAAACGGCGGCGCACTTTCTTTTTAAGGGAATCAAACAAAAAATCGATACCAACATAATCTTGAACAAGAATCGTTATGTCGGGGGGATTTAA
- a CDS encoding (Fe-S)-binding protein, translating to MSVKESDLNEDTPCTSSLGNYLWRDPPQEKKWADCVHCGMCLESCPTYEQTGEEQHSPRGRVYLIKAVAEGKLSVDEDFANPVFSCLDCRACTTACPVDIDVGGLIEEARGQIRQAVPLKGWKGAVNKFFLHGVFPHHNRLRSLGGLLRFYQRSGLQKAVRKTKLIKIMPQHLVELESIMPEVKRAVRKTLIKAKGETKHEVALLTGCVMDVFFSDINQSTINVLTRNGNDVSIPTNQTCCGALHVHAGDREMGRKLAKQNIEAFENAEKIIVNAAGCGCMMKEYTELFRDEPDWKKRAEEFEKKVVDISKYLHDTGYEKPKAAIPTRITYHDACHLAHGQGVRQEPRDILLDIPGVEMVHMPNADRCCGSAGIYNITNPEMADAVLKSKMDNVPEDVEMISMGNPGCMMQMALGVQKYGRSQKIVHTVQLLDWAYQKEEGDDDHVRLKD from the coding sequence ATGAGTGTGAAGGAAAGTGATTTAAACGAAGACACACCTTGTACATCCTCGTTAGGTAATTATCTATGGCGTGATCCTCCTCAGGAAAAAAAATGGGCGGATTGTGTCCATTGTGGGATGTGCTTGGAGTCTTGTCCTACATATGAACAAACTGGGGAAGAGCAGCATTCACCCCGAGGACGTGTGTATCTCATAAAAGCAGTAGCAGAAGGAAAGCTGAGTGTAGATGAAGATTTTGCAAATCCCGTTTTTTCCTGTCTTGATTGCCGTGCCTGTACGACTGCCTGTCCTGTGGATATTGACGTTGGCGGGCTGATTGAGGAAGCAAGAGGGCAAATCCGTCAAGCGGTGCCGCTAAAAGGCTGGAAGGGAGCAGTTAACAAATTCTTTCTACATGGTGTGTTCCCGCATCATAATCGGTTACGGTCTCTTGGCGGTTTGTTACGGTTTTACCAGCGGAGCGGATTGCAAAAGGCGGTCCGGAAAACAAAGTTAATTAAAATCATGCCACAGCATTTAGTCGAACTGGAATCGATTATGCCTGAAGTCAAAAGGGCTGTTCGCAAAACTCTTATAAAAGCCAAAGGTGAAACCAAGCATGAAGTGGCGTTATTGACAGGCTGTGTAATGGATGTATTTTTTAGTGATATCAATCAATCCACCATCAATGTTCTCACTCGGAATGGAAATGACGTGAGCATTCCGACAAATCAAACCTGTTGCGGGGCATTGCATGTTCATGCCGGTGACCGGGAAATGGGCAGAAAGCTTGCAAAGCAGAATATTGAAGCTTTTGAAAATGCAGAAAAGATCATCGTCAATGCGGCTGGCTGCGGATGCATGATGAAGGAATACACAGAATTATTTCGTGATGAACCAGATTGGAAAAAACGAGCAGAAGAATTCGAAAAGAAGGTAGTGGATATCTCCAAATACTTGCACGACACCGGCTATGAAAAACCAAAAGCAGCCATTCCTACTCGAATCACTTATCATGATGCCTGTCACCTAGCGCATGGGCAGGGAGTGAGGCAGGAACCTCGTGACATTCTGCTTGATATCCCGGGAGTAGAAATGGTGCACATGCCAAACGCTGACCGGTGCTGTGGGAGCGCGGGAATCTATAATATTACCAATCCTGAAATGGCAGATGCTGTTCTTAAAAGTAAAATGGATAACGTTCCAGAGGATGTTGAAATGATCTCGATGGGAAATCCCGGCTGCATGATGCAAATGGCATTAGGCGTGCAAAAATACGGCAGAAGCCAGAAGATTGTTCACACCGTTCAGCTTCTTGATTGGGCCTACCAAAAAGAAGAAGGAGATGACGATCATGTCCGTCTTAAAGATTGA
- a CDS encoding FAD-linked oxidase C-terminal domain-containing protein, with the protein MSVLKIDTTDKHIINLAAIVGGPRSILYKKADLLAYDCDGFTIHKHLPKAVVFPKNTEEVSKLVKYCSDHGLPFLARGAGTGLSGGAIPVNGEVIISMVRMKKLISVDLENRRAVVEPGFVNLKLTNSISDRGYYYAPDPSSQYCCTIGGNVAENAGGAHCLKYGVTTNHILGLEVVLPNGEIIEIGRNGVLDEPGYDLLGLLTGSEGTLGIVTKITVRILKNPEGKQTVLAYFDKVEDGSQAVSDIISAGIVPAALEMMDKTAIEAVEAAAFPVGHPMDIEAVLLIEVDGIAAGIEEQINQILEVCKNSNVREVRAAKDEAERGRWWANRKTGFGAMGAISPDYLVQDGVIPRSKLPEVLKKIAQISEESGLRIANIFHAGDGNLHPLVLFDARKPGEIEKALEAGSLCLKACADVGGTITGEHGVGIEKREEMRFVFKDEEILAQTNIREVFNSDNLLNAGKLFPTPGRCVEIKKEINAR; encoded by the coding sequence ATGTCCGTCTTAAAGATTGATACCACTGACAAGCATATTATCAATCTCGCAGCAATCGTAGGCGGACCACGTTCCATTTTATATAAAAAAGCGGACCTGCTCGCATATGATTGCGATGGCTTTACGATTCATAAGCATCTGCCAAAGGCCGTTGTTTTTCCAAAAAATACCGAAGAAGTTTCCAAACTAGTAAAATATTGCTCTGATCATGGTCTCCCATTTCTGGCACGCGGTGCTGGAACAGGTTTGAGCGGTGGGGCCATTCCTGTAAATGGTGAAGTCATCATCAGTATGGTTCGGATGAAAAAGCTAATCAGTGTTGACCTTGAGAATCGAAGAGCGGTGGTAGAGCCAGGCTTTGTCAATCTTAAACTAACAAACTCGATATCTGATAGAGGTTATTATTATGCCCCTGATCCTTCGAGCCAATATTGCTGCACAATTGGCGGGAATGTTGCAGAAAATGCAGGAGGGGCGCATTGTTTGAAATATGGAGTCACCACGAACCATATTCTTGGTCTAGAAGTCGTGCTTCCGAATGGAGAAATCATTGAGATTGGCAGGAATGGTGTTTTGGATGAACCCGGATACGATTTACTTGGACTCTTGACCGGTTCAGAAGGTACGCTGGGTATTGTCACGAAAATCACGGTCCGCATTTTAAAAAATCCAGAAGGAAAACAGACGGTCCTCGCTTATTTTGACAAGGTAGAAGATGGCAGTCAAGCAGTATCAGATATTATCTCTGCAGGCATTGTTCCTGCAGCACTGGAAATGATGGACAAAACAGCAATTGAAGCGGTGGAGGCGGCTGCATTTCCTGTTGGTCATCCAATGGATATTGAAGCGGTTTTACTTATAGAAGTTGATGGGATTGCCGCAGGCATAGAGGAACAGATAAACCAGATTTTGGAGGTTTGTAAAAATAGTAATGTTCGAGAGGTCCGTGCCGCCAAGGATGAGGCAGAAAGAGGCAGGTGGTGGGCTAATCGTAAAACAGGATTTGGAGCGATGGGTGCGATTTCACCTGATTATTTAGTACAGGACGGGGTAATTCCGAGAAGCAAGCTTCCGGAGGTCCTGAAGAAAATTGCGCAGATTAGTGAAGAATCTGGTTTGCGGATAGCGAATATTTTTCATGCAGGCGATGGAAATCTCCATCCACTTGTTTTATTCGATGCCCGTAAACCAGGAGAAATCGAAAAAGCACTGGAAGCTGGAAGCTTATGTTTGAAGGCTTGTGCCGATGTTGGCGGAACCATCACTGGTGAGCATGGAGTAGGAATCGAAAAGCGGGAGGAAATGCGTTTTGTTTTTAAAGACGAAGAAATACTCGCACAAACGAATATTCGTGAAGTATTTAATTCTGATAACCTCTTAAATGCCGGGAAACTCTTCCCGACACCAGGGCGCTGCGTGGAAATAAAAAAAGAAATCAATGCGAGGTAG
- a CDS encoding malate synthase G produces MSNYVNVGDLQVASELYEFINSEALPGSQVDQDTFWAGFEKIIKDLTPRNKELLAKRDDLQTKINRWHRENNDLNFDRYKAFLEEIGYLLPEPEDFTISTEGADDEIALKAGPQLVVPVDNARYAINAANARWGSLYDALYGTDVISDEGGADKQGGYNSVRGEKVIAFARNFLDETIPLQVGTHKEVVSYTIDQGLNVTLRNGDITRLKNEEKFVGYQGQPEQPSVVLFKNNDNYFEIQIDRSHLIGKTDAAGVKDILLESALTSIMDCEDSVAAVDAQDKVLVYRNWLGLNKGSLSATFTKGNKTLKRTLNPDRSYLSHSGSEFTVPGRALMLVRNVGHLMTNNAILDGNGNEVQEGIIDAVVTSLCAKHSLIGNTSFKNSEKGSVYIVKPKMHGPEEVAFANELFNRTEDLLGLARNTLKIGVMDEERRTSLNLKACIKEVQERVVFINTGFLDRTGDEMHTSMEAGAMIRKNEMKSTLWLQSYEKSNVNNGLSTGFQGRAQIGKGMWAMPDLMKSMLEQKIGHLMAGGNTAWVPSPTAATLHALHYHQVNVKDIQNNLLGSISDLRDDILQIPVSDHTNWSPEEVQAELDNNAQGILGYVVRWVEQGIGCSKVPDINNIALMEDRATLRISSQHVANWLHHGICTKDQVVETLKRMAKVVDEQNAGDPAYRPMAPNFEESVSFQAACDLVFKGYGQPSGYTEPILHSRRLEAKAKYSVRSKS; encoded by the coding sequence ATGAGTAATTATGTGAATGTAGGAGATTTACAGGTTGCAAGTGAATTATATGAATTTATTAATTCTGAAGCATTGCCAGGAAGCCAAGTGGACCAGGATACGTTTTGGGCTGGCTTTGAAAAAATTATTAAGGATTTGACGCCGAGAAATAAGGAATTGCTTGCAAAAAGAGATGATCTGCAAACAAAAATTAATAGATGGCACCGGGAGAATAATGATCTTAATTTTGATAGATATAAAGCATTTTTAGAAGAAATCGGCTATCTACTGCCAGAACCAGAGGATTTCACTATTTCTACTGAAGGAGCAGATGATGAAATCGCCCTAAAAGCAGGCCCTCAATTAGTTGTACCTGTTGATAATGCCCGCTATGCCATTAATGCTGCGAACGCCCGGTGGGGAAGTTTGTACGATGCCTTATACGGAACAGATGTAATTAGTGATGAAGGCGGCGCGGATAAACAGGGTGGATATAATTCTGTTCGCGGCGAGAAAGTCATTGCATTTGCTAGGAATTTCCTTGATGAGACAATCCCTCTACAAGTTGGAACACATAAAGAGGTAGTAAGCTATACTATTGACCAAGGTTTGAACGTTACCTTACGTAATGGAGATATTACCCGTTTGAAAAATGAAGAAAAATTCGTTGGCTATCAAGGTCAACCAGAGCAGCCTTCTGTTGTGCTGTTTAAAAATAATGACAACTATTTTGAAATTCAAATCGATCGAAGCCATCTCATCGGAAAAACGGATGCTGCAGGTGTAAAAGATATTCTCCTAGAATCGGCTCTTACTTCAATCATGGACTGCGAAGACTCTGTGGCAGCAGTTGATGCACAGGATAAGGTTCTCGTATATCGGAATTGGCTAGGCTTAAATAAAGGTAGCCTAAGTGCTACTTTTACAAAAGGAAATAAAACCTTAAAACGGACACTCAATCCTGACCGCAGTTATCTGTCGCATAGTGGCAGTGAATTTACCGTGCCAGGGCGCGCTTTAATGCTGGTTCGGAATGTCGGCCATCTGATGACCAATAATGCCATTCTTGATGGTAACGGGAATGAAGTACAGGAGGGTATTATTGACGCTGTCGTTACCTCTCTGTGTGCAAAGCATTCACTAATTGGAAACACTTCTTTCAAAAACTCAGAAAAAGGTTCTGTCTATATTGTAAAGCCAAAAATGCATGGGCCAGAAGAAGTTGCATTTGCCAATGAGCTTTTTAACCGGACAGAGGATTTACTCGGGTTAGCTAGAAACACCTTGAAAATTGGTGTAATGGATGAGGAACGCCGGACATCGTTAAATCTTAAAGCCTGTATCAAGGAAGTACAGGAGCGTGTTGTCTTTATTAACACAGGTTTCCTTGACCGGACGGGTGATGAAATGCACACGTCGATGGAGGCAGGTGCGATGATCCGCAAGAATGAGATGAAATCTACTCTTTGGCTGCAAAGCTATGAAAAATCGAATGTGAACAATGGTCTTTCTACCGGCTTCCAAGGACGTGCTCAAATCGGTAAAGGAATGTGGGCAATGCCAGATTTGATGAAGAGCATGCTCGAGCAAAAAATCGGACATTTAATGGCTGGAGGAAATACCGCATGGGTTCCATCACCAACAGCCGCAACGCTTCATGCTTTACATTATCATCAAGTAAATGTAAAAGATATACAAAATAATCTTCTCGGCAGTATTTCTGACTTGCGGGATGATATTTTACAAATTCCTGTTTCTGACCATACGAATTGGAGTCCAGAGGAAGTCCAAGCAGAACTTGATAATAATGCTCAAGGGATACTCGGCTATGTCGTTAGGTGGGTGGAGCAGGGAATTGGCTGTTCAAAGGTACCGGATATTAATAATATTGCATTAATGGAAGACCGAGCCACCCTCCGTATTTCCAGCCAGCACGTTGCGAACTGGCTGCACCACGGAATTTGCACGAAGGATCAAGTGGTAGAAACGTTGAAGCGAATGGCGAAGGTAGTAGATGAACAAAATGCTGGGGATCCTGCATACAGACCAATGGCACCTAATTTCGAGGAATCTGTCTCATTCCAAGCAGCGTGTGATTTAGTATTTAAGGGCTATGGCCAGCCAAGTGGATATACGGAACCTATCTTGCATAGTCGCCGTCTAGAAGCGAAGGCAAAATATTCAGTTCGATCGAAATCATAG
- a CDS encoding IclR family transcriptional regulator, giving the protein MQRDNMVKSVSRALDIVALVGMKKGGLGVTEIANQIDINKSSVFRTLSTLVQYGYIEQDTETGKYRLGYKFLDISSKLLESIDLRTEAKPFLQELENMTNEVIHLVVYDQGEVVYIEKLEGNETLRTHSKVGKRAPMHCTSVGKAILSHLPESDVVAILDRKGMPYHTDHTITSAEAFLQELKQIRQRGYALDLEENEYGITCIASPVFDHLGNVVAAVSISGPTTRMTTERLNQLGPIMIQTGQKISARLGYPVPVNSDN; this is encoded by the coding sequence TTGCAAAGAGATAATATGGTAAAGTCCGTAAGCAGGGCGCTGGATATCGTCGCGCTTGTTGGGATGAAAAAGGGCGGTCTCGGTGTTACGGAGATTGCCAATCAAATTGATATCAATAAAAGCTCGGTTTTTAGAACACTGTCAACACTTGTTCAATATGGTTATATCGAACAGGATACAGAAACAGGGAAATACAGGCTGGGCTATAAGTTCCTGGACATTAGCTCAAAGCTGTTAGAATCAATTGACCTAAGAACCGAAGCGAAGCCCTTTCTCCAAGAACTCGAAAATATGACGAATGAAGTGATTCATCTTGTTGTCTATGACCAGGGAGAAGTCGTTTATATTGAAAAATTAGAAGGAAATGAAACCTTACGAACCCATTCAAAGGTTGGAAAAAGAGCCCCGATGCATTGTACGTCTGTTGGGAAGGCGATACTTTCCCATTTACCTGAAAGTGATGTTGTGGCCATCCTTGACCGAAAAGGGATGCCTTATCACACAGACCATACTATTACTTCAGCGGAGGCGTTTCTTCAGGAACTTAAACAAATAAGACAAAGAGGGTACGCGTTAGACTTAGAAGAAAATGAGTACGGGATTACCTGTATCGCTTCACCTGTTTTTGATCATCTAGGAAATGTCGTTGCAGCTGTCAGCATATCTGGTCCAACCACACGAATGACCACAGAGCGGTTGAACCAGCTCGGACCGATCATGATTCAAACAGGCCAAAAAATATCAGCAAGACTCGGTTATCCAGTTCCCGTTAATAGTGACAATTAA
- a CDS encoding NADPH:quinone oxidoreductase family protein, with protein sequence MKEDFRALVVDKTESDFTVGIKNISFNDLPAGEVLIKVTYSSINYKDGLASIPEGKIVRSYPFIPGIDLAGVVVSSEDPRYREGDQVIATSYEIGVSHYGGYSEYARIPADWIVPLPENLSLKEAMIYGTAGLTAALSVQRLEENGLTPEKGKVLVTGATGGVGSISVAILAKRGYDVVASTGKESEHDYLHKLGANEVVSREEVYNGKVKALDKQLWAGAVDPVGGESLAAILSKIHYNGSVAVSGLTGGGNVPTTVFPFILRGINLLGIDSVYCPMEARKPLWERMASDFKPEVLDSISKEIRLDELPQTLPIILQGQVRGRFIVRLF encoded by the coding sequence TTGAAAGAGGATTTCAGAGCTTTAGTCGTTGATAAGACAGAAAGTGATTTTACGGTCGGGATTAAAAATATTTCTTTTAATGATTTGCCTGCGGGTGAAGTATTAATAAAAGTTACTTATTCGAGTATTAATTACAAAGATGGCTTAGCCAGTATTCCTGAAGGAAAAATTGTTCGGTCCTACCCTTTTATACCAGGGATTGACTTAGCGGGCGTGGTTGTTTCTTCAGAAGACCCCCGCTATAGAGAGGGAGATCAAGTCATTGCTACCAGCTATGAAATTGGGGTTTCCCATTATGGCGGTTACAGTGAATATGCACGGATTCCTGCCGATTGGATTGTTCCATTACCTGAAAACCTTTCTTTAAAAGAAGCGATGATCTATGGAACGGCTGGGTTAACAGCAGCCCTTTCCGTACAAAGACTTGAAGAAAATGGACTTACGCCTGAAAAAGGTAAAGTGTTAGTAACTGGTGCTACTGGCGGCGTTGGAAGTATCTCTGTGGCAATCCTTGCAAAACGAGGCTACGATGTTGTCGCCAGCACTGGAAAAGAAAGTGAACATGATTATTTACATAAACTCGGTGCGAATGAGGTTGTTTCTCGGGAAGAAGTTTATAACGGAAAGGTCAAAGCGTTAGATAAACAGCTTTGGGCTGGTGCGGTGGACCCGGTTGGCGGAGAATCGCTTGCGGCTATTTTAAGTAAAATTCACTACAATGGTTCCGTTGCAGTCAGTGGATTAACAGGCGGCGGTAATGTCCCTACCACTGTGTTTCCGTTTATCCTTCGCGGTATTAATCTTCTTGGAATTGATTCTGTGTATTGTCCAATGGAAGCTCGCAAACCGTTATGGGAGCGAATGGCCAGTGATTTCAAACCGGAAGTCCTCGATTCCATTTCCAAAGAAATACGTTTAGATGAGCTTCCACAGACTCTCCCTATCATTTTACAAGGGCAGGTAAGAGGACGCTTTATCGTAAGGCTCTTTTAA
- a CDS encoding NAD(P)H-hydrate dehydratase, whose translation MFAAGQKEMQKMDQYTIEKLGLPGVVLMENAGAIVVEEILKSTTNSNPKVVVLAGGGNNGGDGFVIARRLFDHGLQPQLWLLADPERIKGDAKLHLDVYLNRGLPLIQLQKNNINILQDELSNTDIIIDAILGTGVNGPVREQLKDVISLVNTYAGKKMILSVDIPSGVCSDTGKVEGEAIKASKTITFVFPKKGFFLNHGPQHIGEWKAVDISVPSSIVEKLGLEMPKLITEHLAKAAIPIRPKHGHKGTFGHALIIGGSRQYVGAPIFSAKAALHSGAGLVSLAIPETIYPIVAAQNPESLLLPLPDENGHFAESAIDELKPLLHQFDCVGVGPGISRFPNGEEWMVSLFSHLTNQPVVVDADALYLVRNQMDMLKNYKGVVIMTPHPGEMSNLLNITVKEVEENRFEIARQFAKEHSIYLLLKGHRSVIEAPSGELYINPHGHDALGKGGSGDILTGLIASFVAQGASPLHALISASYLHARAGEERAKELSHYGVMPFDITGGVKQLLNEMQ comes from the coding sequence ATGTTTGCTGCAGGACAAAAGGAAATGCAGAAAATGGATCAGTATACGATTGAAAAACTCGGCTTACCTGGCGTTGTGTTAATGGAGAATGCGGGAGCAATTGTAGTAGAGGAAATACTTAAAAGTACAACTAACAGCAACCCGAAAGTGGTGGTTTTAGCAGGAGGCGGCAATAATGGTGGTGATGGCTTCGTCATTGCACGCAGGCTATTTGATCATGGATTACAGCCCCAGCTATGGCTCTTGGCAGATCCTGAACGTATAAAGGGCGACGCTAAACTACATTTAGATGTTTATCTGAATAGAGGATTACCACTTATTCAACTACAGAAAAACAACATAAATATACTTCAGGATGAATTAAGCAACACTGATATTATCATTGATGCTATTCTCGGAACTGGTGTAAACGGTCCTGTTCGGGAACAGTTAAAAGATGTGATTTCACTGGTCAATACATATGCAGGGAAAAAAATGATCCTTTCTGTTGATATTCCATCAGGGGTATGCAGCGATACTGGTAAAGTTGAGGGGGAAGCGATTAAAGCTTCTAAGACGATTACTTTTGTATTCCCGAAAAAAGGGTTCTTTTTAAATCATGGACCTCAACATATCGGTGAGTGGAAGGCAGTAGACATTTCTGTGCCGTCTTCGATTGTTGAAAAATTAGGATTAGAGATGCCTAAGCTCATTACTGAACATCTGGCCAAGGCTGCTATACCAATCCGTCCGAAACATGGTCATAAAGGCACTTTCGGTCATGCACTGATTATAGGAGGTTCTCGGCAATATGTCGGTGCTCCCATCTTCTCGGCGAAAGCTGCCTTGCATTCCGGAGCAGGCTTAGTTAGCCTGGCTATACCAGAAACGATTTATCCAATCGTTGCAGCGCAAAATCCTGAATCTTTATTACTGCCTTTGCCCGATGAGAATGGACATTTTGCAGAAAGTGCAATCGATGAACTCAAACCGTTGCTCCATCAATTTGACTGTGTTGGGGTTGGGCCTGGAATTAGCAGGTTTCCAAACGGAGAAGAGTGGATGGTATCATTATTTTCTCACCTCACAAATCAACCCGTTGTCGTTGATGCAGACGCTCTTTACCTAGTACGAAACCAGATGGATATGCTTAAGAACTATAAGGGTGTAGTAATCATGACACCTCACCCAGGAGAAATGTCAAATCTCCTGAATATAACGGTAAAAGAGGTAGAAGAAAATCGGTTTGAAATCGCGCGTCAATTTGCCAAAGAGCATTCTATCTATTTACTTTTAAAAGGACATCGTTCTGTAATTGAAGCACCATCGGGAGAGCTATACATCAATCCACACGGCCATGATGCGCTCGGTAAAGGGGGGAGTGGTGACATTTTAACAGGTCTAATTGCGTCCTTTGTTGCACAGGGTGCTTCTCCATTACATGCGCTTATTTCTGCAAGTTATTTACATGCTCGTGCTGGTGAAGAAAGAGCAAAAGAATTGTCTCACTACGGTGTTATGCCTTTTGATATTACCGGCGGGGTAAAGCAGCTCCTAAACGAAATGCAGTAA
- a CDS encoding MFS transporter — protein MMVKNVNKLYLIIFFHNLIPAYVIERLFWEQRGMTVLMVVLCEIIYAVSIVIFEIPTGVFADKFGRKTLLVFGAALSVFEFIILLFAYEFWTFALVVFLAGISSACTSGAWNALLYDSLLTDKRQNSFEKIVGRMNSLDFIASLIAALSGSVLAKYVGFEFNYIVSAASMFLGLVLTLLLKEPPRNRQQQKNEKSQSAFMVYVKKSITFYKTNPKVVTIITNAMGIAACITYLDEFWQLYLDEIGFSVLFFGLFSACISLARIPGNLLAAYLLIYFKAQSIILFILGLTTVCFFITAIFPGVIGLFMIILIFLASGVIDPVVTGFLHHHGSSEIRATIESVQSLIESIITFTVGIGFGIISSSLSIVSGFIFLGAFSCVFFLYFLKSVQGNVKN, from the coding sequence ATGATGGTAAAAAACGTAAATAAGCTGTACCTAATTATCTTTTTTCATAACCTTATCCCAGCTTACGTAATCGAACGATTATTTTGGGAGCAGCGGGGTATGACAGTATTGATGGTTGTACTATGTGAAATCATCTATGCCGTGAGTATTGTCATATTTGAAATACCTACAGGTGTTTTTGCCGACAAATTTGGCAGAAAAACTTTACTCGTATTTGGTGCTGCCTTATCGGTGTTTGAATTTATTATCCTACTGTTTGCCTATGAATTTTGGACATTTGCTTTAGTTGTCTTTCTAGCCGGCATTTCAAGTGCCTGTACAAGTGGTGCATGGAATGCACTTTTGTATGACTCACTACTAACAGACAAAAGGCAAAATTCCTTTGAAAAAATTGTTGGCAGAATGAATTCACTCGATTTTATCGCATCACTAATTGCCGCTCTGTCAGGAAGTGTTTTGGCGAAATACGTTGGATTTGAATTTAACTATATCGTGTCTGCAGCAAGCATGTTCCTGGGATTGGTACTTACCCTCCTATTAAAGGAACCGCCAAGAAATCGTCAGCAACAGAAAAATGAAAAGAGTCAATCTGCCTTCATGGTTTACGTAAAAAAATCCATAACCTTTTATAAAACCAATCCAAAGGTAGTTACGATTATTACAAATGCGATGGGAATAGCAGCGTGTATTACGTATTTAGATGAGTTTTGGCAGCTTTATTTAGATGAGATCGGGTTTTCGGTACTATTTTTTGGACTATTTTCGGCATGTATTTCGCTGGCAAGAATTCCAGGAAATTTACTAGCCGCTTATCTCCTTATCTATTTCAAAGCACAATCCATCATTCTGTTTATACTAGGGCTTACCACTGTTTGCTTTTTCATCACAGCTATTTTTCCAGGTGTAATTGGTTTATTCATGATCATATTGATTTTTTTAGCCAGTGGGGTGATAGACCCGGTTGTAACGGGATTTCTTCATCATCATGGGAGTTCGGAGATTAGAGCAACAATTGAGTCTGTTCAATCTTTGATAGAGAGCATCATAACCTTTACAGTTGGTATCGGCTTTGGTATCATATCATCAAGTTTATCAATTGTATCAGGGTTCATTTTTTTAGGAGCATTTTCCTGTGTATTTTTCCTTTACTTTTTAAAAAGTGTTCAAGGGAATGTGAAAAACTAG